A portion of the Chondrinema litorale genome contains these proteins:
- a CDS encoding VCBS repeat-containing protein: MLAYFLKKLSIFIFISGFLTVACSKFETHQIPEKDKLFTLLPAEQTGIDFINQLEFNKDFNIYTYRNFYNGGGVGIGDFNNDGLVDIYFTANMKSNKLYLNKGNFQFEDITEKAGVSGTKAFSTGVSVADVNGDGFLDIYVCNSGDIEGDNKQNELFINNGDLTFTESAEAYGLADQGFSTHGAFFDYDKDGDLDFYLLNNSYQAIGSFNLRKNERPKRDPVGGDKLFRNDNNKFVDVSEEAGIYGSIIGFGLGVTVGDIDKDGWQDIYVSNDFFERDYIYMNNGDGTFREDLENKMKSISAASMGADMADFNNDSYADIFVTEMLPGTHERLKTVTTFESWDRYQLSVKNDYYHQFTRNMFQLNNADGTYSEIGRMAGIEATDWSWGALIIDLDNDGWKDVYVSNGILGDLTNQDYIQFFSDGNIVKEIITGGVVDYQKLIDAIPSNKISNYAYANNRDYTFTNKAEEWGLATPSFSNGSAYADLDNDGDPDLVVNNVNMPPFIYRNETNKFHPENHYIKLKLEGEGKNPFAIGAKVTVKNNTGQTMYVEQMPVRGFESTVDHRPNIGVGTSEKVDSVIVDWPNGKSTILTDVVTDQLLTLKQKDADNDKSQGKVIEKILFSASNTSHGIDFTHKENPFVDFDRDRLIFHMLSTEGPKMAKADVNGDGLEDFYIGGAKDSPGELFIQKSNGQFEKSNTAVFEADKGAEDVDAIFFDADNDGDADLYVASGGNEFSSISSSLLDRIYFNDGRGNFTRNKSALPFTKYESTGCITASDFDGDGDLDLFVGNRLTPFNYGVSGNSYLLENDGKGKFKDVTNDFAPTFKAMGMVTSAVWQDIDNDNDEDLLVVGDWMPIKVFINENGKLTETKIPALDKSEGWWNTIQAGDFNDDGLIDFVVGNHGLNSRFEASKDKPLSMYVNDFDKNGTAEQIINQYYANASYPIVLRHDLVMQMPHLKKKYLKYDSYKNQTIHDIFTEQELKDAVVQNTYRLESVLLMNRGNGDFDLEPLPAEVQFSPTYAFLTGDFNNDGNLDILSGGNLYNVKPEVGRYDASYGLLLAGNGDGTFESVSSAKSGINLSGQVRDFEMLNVAGENILVVVKNDAPLQLVKVESQGIRIPVQ; the protein is encoded by the coding sequence ATGTTAGCATATTTCCTCAAGAAACTATCCATATTCATTTTTATATCAGGTTTTCTCACAGTCGCCTGTTCTAAATTTGAAACTCACCAAATTCCCGAAAAAGACAAACTGTTTACATTGCTCCCGGCAGAGCAAACAGGTATCGACTTTATCAATCAACTGGAATTTAATAAGGATTTTAACATCTATACCTACCGTAATTTTTACAATGGTGGGGGAGTAGGTATTGGCGATTTTAATAATGATGGTCTGGTAGATATTTATTTTACCGCCAACATGAAATCTAATAAGCTTTACCTCAACAAAGGAAATTTTCAATTTGAAGATATTACAGAAAAAGCGGGAGTTTCGGGTACAAAAGCTTTTTCTACCGGAGTAAGTGTAGCAGATGTAAATGGTGATGGTTTTTTAGATATATATGTGTGTAACTCTGGAGATATAGAAGGAGACAACAAGCAAAACGAATTGTTCATAAACAATGGCGATCTCACTTTTACAGAAAGTGCTGAAGCCTACGGATTAGCAGATCAGGGTTTTTCTACACATGGAGCTTTCTTCGATTATGACAAAGACGGTGATCTGGATTTTTATCTTCTCAATAATTCTTATCAGGCAATTGGTAGTTTCAATCTAAGAAAAAACGAAAGGCCTAAACGCGATCCAGTTGGTGGCGATAAGCTTTTCAGAAATGATAATAACAAGTTTGTAGATGTAAGCGAAGAAGCTGGTATTTATGGAAGTATTATCGGTTTTGGTTTAGGTGTTACAGTTGGAGATATCGACAAAGATGGGTGGCAAGATATATATGTTTCCAACGATTTTTTTGAGCGAGACTACATCTATATGAATAATGGAGATGGTACTTTCCGAGAAGATTTGGAGAATAAAATGAAAAGTATCAGTGCGGCTTCTATGGGTGCAGATATGGCAGATTTTAATAATGATTCTTATGCCGATATTTTTGTCACAGAGATGCTTCCGGGAACACACGAACGTTTAAAAACAGTAACTACTTTCGAAAGTTGGGATAGATATCAGTTAAGTGTAAAGAATGATTATTACCATCAGTTTACTAGAAACATGTTTCAGTTAAATAATGCTGATGGTACATATAGCGAGATTGGCAGAATGGCTGGTATCGAAGCGACAGATTGGAGTTGGGGTGCATTAATTATTGATTTGGATAACGATGGTTGGAAAGATGTTTATGTTTCTAATGGCATTTTGGGTGACCTTACCAACCAAGATTATATCCAGTTTTTTAGTGATGGCAATATTGTAAAAGAAATTATTACAGGCGGAGTAGTAGATTATCAAAAACTAATCGATGCGATTCCTTCTAATAAGATATCTAACTACGCTTACGCGAATAACAGAGATTATACTTTTACGAATAAAGCAGAAGAATGGGGCTTGGCAACACCGAGTTTCTCTAATGGTTCAGCTTATGCAGATTTAGATAATGATGGCGATCCGGATTTGGTGGTAAATAATGTAAATATGCCGCCTTTTATCTACAGGAATGAAACCAATAAATTCCATCCAGAAAACCATTATATCAAACTAAAACTGGAAGGCGAGGGTAAAAATCCATTTGCAATCGGTGCAAAAGTGACTGTAAAGAACAATACAGGGCAAACCATGTATGTGGAGCAAATGCCTGTAAGAGGTTTTGAGTCTACCGTAGATCACCGACCAAATATAGGAGTTGGCACATCCGAAAAAGTAGATAGTGTAATAGTGGACTGGCCAAATGGTAAATCAACTATTTTAACCGATGTGGTAACTGACCAGTTGCTTACTTTAAAACAGAAAGATGCTGATAATGATAAGTCACAAGGTAAAGTGATAGAGAAAATATTATTCTCTGCGTCTAATACTAGTCATGGTATCGACTTCACTCATAAAGAAAATCCTTTTGTAGACTTTGATCGAGACAGACTCATTTTTCACATGTTGTCAACTGAAGGTCCTAAGATGGCAAAAGCCGATGTAAATGGCGATGGTTTAGAAGATTTTTATATTGGTGGAGCCAAAGATTCTCCCGGAGAGCTATTTATTCAAAAGTCTAATGGACAGTTTGAAAAGTCAAACACAGCAGTATTCGAAGCAGATAAAGGAGCAGAAGATGTAGATGCGATATTTTTTGATGCAGATAATGATGGTGATGCTGATTTGTACGTGGCGAGTGGCGGTAATGAGTTTTCGTCTATTTCATCTTCTTTGTTAGATAGAATTTATTTCAACGATGGGCGAGGCAATTTCACTAGAAATAAATCTGCACTTCCTTTTACTAAATACGAAAGTACTGGTTGTATAACAGCATCAGATTTTGATGGCGATGGCGACCTCGATTTGTTTGTGGGTAATCGCCTTACTCCATTTAATTATGGTGTAAGTGGTAATAGCTATTTGTTGGAGAATGATGGAAAGGGGAAGTTTAAAGATGTAACCAACGATTTTGCACCAACATTTAAAGCGATGGGTATGGTTACTTCGGCAGTCTGGCAAGACATTGATAATGATAATGACGAAGATTTACTGGTAGTAGGAGACTGGATGCCGATTAAAGTTTTTATTAACGAAAATGGTAAATTAACCGAGACGAAAATTCCGGCTTTAGATAAGTCTGAAGGTTGGTGGAATACCATTCAAGCAGGTGATTTTAACGACGATGGTTTGATAGACTTTGTGGTAGGGAACCATGGGTTAAACTCTAGGTTTGAAGCCAGCAAAGACAAGCCACTCAGCATGTATGTAAATGATTTTGATAAGAATGGAACTGCTGAGCAAATTATCAATCAATATTATGCCAATGCTTCTTATCCAATAGTGTTGCGCCACGATTTGGTAATGCAAATGCCACATCTTAAAAAGAAATACCTCAAATACGATAGCTATAAGAACCAGACAATTCACGATATTTTTACTGAACAAGAGCTAAAAGATGCGGTTGTTCAAAATACATACAGACTCGAAAGTGTATTGTTGATGAATAGAGGGAATGGTGATTTCGATTTAGAGCCTTTACCTGCTGAGGTGCAGTTTTCCCCAACTTATGCTTTTCTCACTGGCGATTTTAATAATGATGGTAATCTGGATATTCTTTCAGGTGGAAATCTTTACAATGTAAAACCAGAAGTTGGTCGCTACGATGCTAGCTATGGTTTACTACTCGCAGGCAATGGCGATGGTACATTTGAATCAGTGAGTTCGGCAAAGAGTGGAATTAATTTATCTGGGCAAGTACGCGATTTTGAAATGCTGAATGTAGCAGGAGAAAATATACTTGTAGTAGTTAAAAACGATGCACCTCTTCAGCTTGTAAAAGTTGAATCGCAAGGTATTAGAATTCCTGTGCAATAA
- a CDS encoding RagB/SusD family nutrient uptake outer membrane protein, translated as MKNKNIIKILIMIFAMLSWQSCTDLEEEILDNVTSVPETGGGGGGGGGGGGINIGAPYSVLFSGTANHNSYFSIQEVSTDEVVIPQRGADWYDGGTWLRVHRHEYTPQEDGFNNAWNDTYRGVFECNTLLQDADVQADATITAEVKVLRAYFYFRLLDTFGNVKIVTTPGEDAAQSSRDDVFDFIESEILDNIDDLSIGNDASTYGRINRWAASALLAKLYLNSEVYTGTPRWQDAIDAADEVINSGLFGLSPNYEDVFSANNTQNGEHIWVVPFDQATGTGFNLAMMTLHYPSQLTFRLSQQPWNGYCTLEEFYNSYEDGDERKENNFLTGPQVDVNGNIVGDVGFENGNNGGPADPDGLQINYTPEVNMLEPNALRQAGARLFKFTFALEATDNLDNDYPIFRLGDILLTKAEAIARLNGDWNDTETIMLVNMLRERADATLYTAGEMDENEFLAERGREVFIEGWRRQDLIRFGAWGNEWWEKPAHSNANLELYPIPQAQLNVDPALSQNPGY; from the coding sequence ATGAAAAACAAAAATATAATCAAAATCCTCATCATGATCTTTGCTATGTTATCATGGCAATCATGTACCGATTTAGAAGAAGAAATATTAGATAACGTAACATCAGTTCCCGAGACCGGCGGTGGCGGCGGTGGCGGCGGCGGCGGCGGTGGCATCAACATTGGTGCTCCATACTCTGTGCTATTTTCAGGAACGGCAAACCACAACTCTTACTTTTCAATACAAGAGGTTTCTACAGACGAAGTTGTTATTCCACAAAGAGGTGCTGACTGGTACGATGGTGGAACATGGTTAAGAGTTCACAGGCATGAGTATACTCCTCAAGAAGACGGTTTTAACAATGCTTGGAATGATACTTACAGAGGTGTTTTTGAGTGTAATACTTTATTACAAGACGCAGACGTACAGGCAGATGCTACCATTACCGCAGAAGTAAAAGTACTTAGAGCATATTTCTACTTTAGACTTTTAGATACTTTCGGTAATGTTAAAATTGTAACTACTCCAGGAGAAGATGCTGCGCAATCGTCAAGAGATGATGTTTTCGATTTTATTGAAAGTGAAATTTTAGATAACATCGACGATCTTTCTATTGGCAACGATGCTTCTACTTATGGTAGAATAAATAGATGGGCTGCTTCAGCACTTTTAGCAAAATTATATCTTAACTCTGAGGTGTACACTGGCACTCCAAGATGGCAAGATGCTATTGATGCAGCAGACGAAGTAATTAACTCTGGTTTGTTTGGTTTATCTCCAAACTACGAAGATGTATTTAGTGCAAACAATACGCAAAATGGTGAGCATATTTGGGTTGTTCCTTTCGATCAGGCAACTGGTACTGGTTTTAACCTTGCTATGATGACTTTGCATTATCCAAGTCAGCTTACATTTAGATTAAGCCAACAGCCTTGGAATGGTTACTGTACTTTGGAAGAATTCTATAACTCTTATGAAGATGGTGATGAAAGAAAAGAGAATAACTTCCTTACTGGTCCTCAGGTTGATGTTAATGGTAATATTGTGGGTGATGTAGGTTTTGAAAATGGTAACAACGGTGGTCCAGCAGATCCAGATGGTTTGCAGATTAATTATACTCCAGAAGTAAATATGTTGGAGCCAAACGCATTACGCCAAGCTGGTGCAAGATTATTTAAATTTACTTTTGCTCTTGAGGCTACAGATAACCTAGACAACGATTATCCAATATTCCGTTTGGGTGATATTCTTTTAACCAAAGCTGAAGCAATCGCTCGCTTAAACGGTGACTGGAACGACACTGAAACTATTATGTTGGTGAACATGCTACGTGAAAGAGCTGATGCTACTTTATACACAGCAGGTGAAATGGATGAAAATGAATTCTTAGCAGAGAGAGGTCGTGAAGTATTTATAGAAGGATGGAGAAGACAAGATTTAATTCGCTTCGGTGCATGGGGTAACGAATGGTGGGAAAAACCTGCTCATAGCAATGCTAACTTGGAGTTATATCCAATTCCTCAAGCTCAGCTTAACGTTGATCCAGCGCTATCTCAAAATCCAGGCTATTGA
- a CDS encoding VCBS repeat-containing protein has protein sequence MSRLNYIWILTFCAISACTSHREPPQPDYLFNLKSESETGIHFLNALSYTESFNPYTYRNFYNGGGVAIGDVNNDGLPDIYFTGNQVDNKLYLNKGNWKFEDITESAGVSCLDVWSSGVSMVDINGDGYLDIYVCKSGNPEGENRYNELFINNGDLTFTEQAKAYGIDDKGLSTHAAFFDYDKDGDLDCYLLNNSFRSVGGYDLRKGQREIRDNEGGNKLYRNDGDKFTDVSEFAGIYGSSIGFGLGVTIGDINRDGWQDIYVSNDFFERDYLYINQKDGTFSEELESQMPEISQSSMGADMADINNDGFPEVFVTDMLPEDDARMKTKTTFENWDKYQLNFQNGYHRQFTRNVLQLNNGNNTFSEIGRLANVFATDWSWGALIFDMDNDGLKDIFVANGIYKDLTDQDYIQYSSDPETVRKIMSREKNVITGLVDMMPSNKLPNYAFVNSGNLKFENKAEAYGLGTPSHSNGSAYGDLDNDGDLDLVINNIEAAPFIYENSSNKKANFISIELRGYAKNYFALGSQVTVYAGDDVYYQELAPFRGFESSVDPRLHFGLGTRTKIDSIVISWPDNQRSVLKEQEANQFLIVRYDSIKKEQPIQKTSKPQLFKEITAEVNLSFKHTENAFVDFDRDRLLYHMLSVEGPKAAKADVNGDGLEDIYIGGAKDMSGSLFIQKADGTFMLSTQDVFEKGKISEDTDCVFFDADNDGDADLYVASGGNEFPSTSSALKDRLYFNDGQGNFTLSNQILPVARYENSSCVRAADFDADGDIDLVVGIRAKPFLYGVPVNAYLLENDGKGKFTDVTQQMAPMLEEKGMFTAFEWADLDNDNFPELILAGEWMSVTILKNNVGKFTDISETAGLTNTSGFWNTIVAADLDNDGDIDFVAGNHGLNSRIKANQDQPVTMHVNDFDSNGTVEQIISVPNGLGTYPLVLRHDLVKQMPALKKKYLKYESYKEQTVYDIFSESQMEEMSLLKAKELKSVVFMNDGNNHFTIKALPIEAQFAPVKSILVQDVDRDGNKDLILGGNFFKAKPEVGIYAGSYGNFLKGDGKGNFSAVPARESGFSSKGEIRDFILLNQNDTERLFVIKNNDSVQVFEMTNRVN, from the coding sequence ATGAGCAGATTAAATTACATATGGATATTAACATTTTGTGCTATTTCAGCATGTACTTCTCATAGAGAACCCCCACAACCAGATTACCTCTTTAACTTAAAAAGTGAGTCAGAAACAGGTATTCACTTTCTAAATGCATTGAGTTATACCGAATCATTTAATCCCTACACATATAGAAATTTTTACAATGGTGGTGGAGTCGCCATTGGTGATGTGAATAATGATGGACTGCCAGATATCTATTTTACAGGCAATCAGGTAGACAACAAACTCTATTTAAATAAAGGAAATTGGAAGTTTGAAGATATTACAGAAAGTGCAGGAGTAAGCTGCCTAGATGTGTGGTCGTCTGGTGTGAGTATGGTAGATATAAATGGCGATGGCTATTTAGATATTTATGTGTGCAAGTCTGGAAATCCAGAAGGAGAGAATAGATACAACGAGCTTTTTATTAATAATGGCGATCTCACTTTTACAGAGCAGGCAAAAGCTTATGGAATTGATGACAAAGGTCTTTCTACACACGCTGCTTTTTTTGACTATGATAAAGATGGCGATCTCGATTGCTATCTGCTTAATAATTCTTTTAGGTCTGTGGGTGGATATGACTTAAGAAAAGGACAAAGAGAAATTAGAGACAACGAAGGGGGCAACAAACTGTACCGAAACGATGGTGATAAATTTACCGATGTAAGTGAATTTGCCGGAATTTATGGTAGTTCTATCGGTTTTGGTTTAGGCGTAACCATAGGCGATATAAATCGAGATGGATGGCAAGATATCTACGTTTCGAATGACTTTTTTGAAAGAGATTATCTCTATATCAATCAAAAAGATGGCACATTTTCAGAGGAGTTGGAGAGCCAAATGCCAGAAATAAGCCAGAGCTCTATGGGAGCAGATATGGCAGATATCAATAACGATGGCTTTCCAGAGGTTTTTGTGACTGATATGCTACCCGAAGATGATGCCCGAATGAAAACCAAAACCACTTTCGAAAACTGGGATAAATACCAATTAAACTTTCAAAATGGTTACCATAGGCAGTTTACAAGAAATGTTTTGCAGCTAAATAACGGCAACAACACATTTAGCGAAATAGGCAGGTTGGCAAATGTATTTGCTACAGATTGGAGTTGGGGAGCACTCATATTCGATATGGATAACGATGGCTTAAAAGACATTTTTGTTGCTAACGGTATTTACAAAGACCTTACAGATCAAGATTATATTCAGTATTCATCAGACCCTGAAACAGTAAGGAAAATAATGAGCAGAGAGAAAAATGTGATTACAGGTCTGGTTGATATGATGCCATCTAACAAACTGCCTAATTACGCATTTGTAAACTCAGGGAATTTAAAATTTGAAAATAAGGCAGAAGCTTATGGGCTAGGTACTCCAAGTCATTCTAACGGGTCTGCATATGGCGATCTGGATAATGATGGCGATTTGGATTTGGTAATCAACAATATTGAAGCGGCACCTTTTATTTACGAGAATAGCTCAAACAAAAAAGCCAATTTTATTAGTATAGAGCTAAGGGGCTATGCTAAAAACTATTTTGCATTAGGTTCTCAGGTAACAGTTTATGCAGGTGATGATGTCTATTATCAAGAGCTGGCACCTTTTAGAGGATTTGAGTCTAGTGTTGATCCTCGCCTGCATTTTGGGTTGGGTACTCGTACAAAAATAGATTCCATCGTAATTAGCTGGCCAGATAACCAAAGAAGCGTGTTGAAAGAACAGGAAGCAAATCAGTTTCTTATTGTTCGCTACGATAGTATTAAGAAAGAACAACCCATTCAAAAAACATCAAAACCACAATTATTTAAAGAAATTACTGCCGAAGTAAATCTCTCTTTTAAACATACAGAAAATGCTTTTGTAGATTTTGATCGAGACCGTTTGCTTTATCATATGTTATCTGTAGAAGGACCAAAAGCAGCGAAAGCAGATGTAAATGGAGATGGTTTAGAAGATATTTATATAGGAGGAGCCAAAGATATGTCTGGGAGTCTGTTTATTCAGAAAGCAGATGGCACCTTTATGCTCTCAACTCAAGATGTATTCGAAAAAGGAAAGATTTCAGAAGATACCGATTGTGTTTTTTTTGATGCAGATAATGATGGCGATGCAGATTTGTATGTAGCCAGTGGAGGAAATGAGTTTCCATCAACTTCTTCTGCATTAAAAGATCGATTGTATTTTAATGATGGCCAGGGAAACTTTACATTGTCTAACCAGATTTTGCCAGTAGCTCGCTACGAAAACTCATCTTGTGTGCGAGCTGCTGATTTCGATGCAGATGGCGATATTGATTTGGTAGTAGGAATAAGAGCCAAGCCATTTTTATATGGAGTTCCGGTAAATGCCTATCTATTAGAAAATGATGGAAAAGGGAAGTTTACAGATGTTACTCAGCAGATGGCACCAATGCTAGAAGAGAAAGGAATGTTTACGGCTTTTGAGTGGGCAGACCTAGATAATGACAATTTCCCTGAATTAATTCTTGCTGGCGAATGGATGTCGGTCACCATTTTAAAAAACAATGTTGGCAAGTTCACCGACATATCTGAGACTGCAGGCCTTACAAACACATCAGGCTTTTGGAACACCATTGTTGCTGCTGATTTAGATAATGATGGCGACATAGATTTTGTAGCAGGAAATCACGGACTAAATTCTAGAATTAAAGCAAACCAAGATCAGCCTGTTACCATGCATGTGAATGATTTTGACAGCAATGGTACTGTAGAGCAAATTATTTCGGTACCAAATGGATTGGGTACTTATCCTTTAGTGTTAAGGCACGATTTGGTAAAACAGATGCCTGCTTTAAAAAAGAAATATTTAAAGTACGAAAGCTATAAAGAGCAAACTGTATATGATATATTTAGTGAAAGCCAAATGGAAGAAATGAGCCTTTTAAAGGCAAAGGAGTTGAAAAGTGTGGTTTTCATGAATGATGGTAATAACCATTTTACTATAAAAGCGCTACCGATTGAAGCACAGTTTGCACCTGTAAAAAGCATACTTGTGCAAGATGTAGATAGAGATGGAAACAAAGATTTAATTCTTGGTGGTAATTTTTTTAAAGCCAAGCCTGAGGTAGGTATCTATGCTGGCAGTTATGGTAATTTTTTAAAAGGTGATGGAAAAGGCAATTTCAGCGCAGTGCCAGCCAGAGAATCAGGTTTTTCTAGCAAAGGAGAAATTCGAGATTTTATCTTGCTTAATCAGAATGATACTGAAAGGCTTTTTGTTATCAAAAACAATGATAGCGTACAGGTATTTGAAATGACGAATCGAGTAAATTGA